A genome region from Mastacembelus armatus chromosome 8, fMasArm1.2, whole genome shotgun sequence includes the following:
- the LOC113141064 gene encoding caspase recruitment domain-containing protein 10 isoform X2 has translation MSGVTVWADEGDMGPEEVRPSAPWSEERCEELWDRVEGVRHKLTRILNPAKLTPYLRQCKVIDEQDEDEVLNSTQYPLRISKAGRLLDILRGQGQRGLQAFMESLEFYHPEQYTQLTGQQPTHRCSLILDEEGPEGLTQFLLLEVRKLREQLRNSRMCERRLSQRCRVAEDERSRAERKAQELRHDRLQLERLRQDWESASRELGKLKDRHLEQVVKYSRALEEQGKASTRERELLTQVEALKLRLTEAEKQTTEAPGNTVLPKRNSLLSNGVKAPPSAVPEKPVHYQEEQKAENSGTKTRVPATEALMDILQQDRREAAEQRQELCEIITRLQRELQSTEEQREKLESQCEQLQLNVRTLQLDWETEQKRSVSYFNQIMELEKERDQALRSRDSLQLEYTDCLLDKNRLRKRIAELQANMEQQQRELERERERERSREKLEQSSSCLHCSHLSLCSEDQCYGPCCSLGLDLSLGPNSAPLLLRKLPSRGQTHENLEGSRSKSVENLLSSTEDNEKEINRLSIFPFPPCMNSINRRFNTEFDLDSYGSDENDNITGEQTEPSLSDSWNSLHSHLFPPDLINLPAASSHKPSPTVPRIPPCSPSPSPPTLPKRGRASLADDITIVGGNRTGIFVSHVTPGSPAEQCGLKEGSELLELERVLFGGGSVLLGQCTAEVAHCSLQWWMEPSMLKHQSNPEAYKKLCSQLSSSSFTGTDSFYVRVNLDMEPHGDPPSLAVSCDDIIHVTDTRYNGKYQWCCSLVDPRTAKPKQAGTMPNYNRAQQLLLVRLRKMVQKDKKKFLRKASDRVRLVKAVDSSCRGTGSTQQVFYTLSKRHEEHLIPYSLVEPVQVKTKRPVIFSPSLLSRGLIEWLLQPAESGLNFNTCPPEPIPASEKRDKRVFLLDSCSPEEALGIRLQSIQDVISQDRHCLLELGLSSVEGLLRQGIYPIIIHIRPKNKKHKKLRKFFPRCGEDTVMEEACHAEELQLETLPLYYYTVEPSSWGSTVELLAAIRNAIHSQQTAVAWVELDRLQ, from the exons GTCGATTGTTGGACATTCTGCGTGGTCAGGGCCAGCGAGGCCTTCAGGCCTTCATGGAATCACTGGAGTTTTACCACCCTGAGCAGTACACACAGCTGACCGGACAACAGCCCACACATCGATGCTCCCTCATACTGG ATGAGGAAGGTCCTGAGGGTTTGACCCAGTTCCTGCTGCTGGAGGTGCGAAAACTAAGGGAGCAGCTTCGAAACAGCCGCATGTGTGAGCGGCGCCTGTCTCAGCGCTGCCGGGTGGCGGAGGATGAACGCAGCCGTGCTGAACGTAAAGCACAGGAGCTACGTCACGACAGACTGCAGCTTGAGAG GCTGCGTCAGGACTGGGAGTCGGCCAGTCGAGAGCTGGGAAAGCTGAAGGACCGACACCTGGAGCAGGTGGTGAAGTACTCCAGGGCCCTGGAGGAGCAAGGCAAAGCCTCCACCCGAGAGAGAGAACTGCTAACACAG GTGGAGGCTCTAAAGTTAAGGctgacagaggcagagaaacaaacaactGAAGCACCAGGAAACACTGTGCTACCAAAAAGGAATAGTTTGCTCTCTAATGGAGTAAAGGCTCCTCCATCAGCTGTACCTGAGAAACCTGTACACTACCAAGAGGAACAGAAAGCTGAGAACTCAGGAACTAAGACGAGGGTTCCTGCCACTGAA GCTCTGATGGATATCCTGCAGCAGGACCGCAGGGAGGCTGCAGAGCAAAGGCAGGAGCTCTGCGAGATCATCACCAGGCTACAGAGAGAGCTCCAGAGCACTGAGGAGCAGAGGGAAAAG CTGGAGTCACAGTGCGAGCAGCTACAGCTGAACGTGAGGACTCTGCAGTTGGACTGGGAGACTGAGCAGAAGAGGAGTGTGTCCTACTTCAACCAGATCATGGAActggaaaaggagagagacCAG GCCCTGCGCAGTCGAGACAGCCTGCAGTTGGAGTACACCGACTGTCTGCTGGATAAGAACCGTCTGCGTAAACGCATTGCAGAGCTGCAGGCCAacatggagcagcagcagagggagctggagagagagagggagagggagaggagccGGGAGAAACTGGAGCAGAGCAGCTCCTGTCTGCACTGT TCCCACCTGTCTCTGTGTAGTGAGGACCAGTGCTATGGCCCCTGCTGCTCCCTTGGCCTGGACCTGAGCCTTGGGCCTAACAGTGCTCCTCTGCTGCTACGAAAG CTGCCCTCTAGAGGccaaacacatgaaaacctgGAGG GTTCTCGCTCTAAATCAGTGGAGAATCTCCTGTCATCA ACCGAGGAcaatgaaaaggaaataaatcGGCTCTCCATATTCCCCTTTCCCCCCTGCATGAACTCCATCAACCGACGATTCAACACTGA GTTTGACTTGGATTCATACGGCAGTGATGAGAACGATAACATCACAG GGGAACAGACTGAACCTTCTTTGTCAGACTCCTGGAACTCCCTACACTCTCATCTCTTCCCCCCTGACTTGATCAACCTGCCTGCAGCGTCTTCACACAAACCCAGTCCCACAGTTCCCAG GATACCCCCCTGCTCCCCATCTCCAAGTCCCCCCACCTTACCAAAGCGTGGAAGAGCCAGTCTAGCTGATGATATCACTATAGTCGGAGGAAACCGAACGGGAATCTTTGTGAGCCACGTGACACCAGGTTCCCCAGCCGAGCAGTGTGGCCTAAAGGAGGGCAGTGAGCTGCTGGAG CTGGAGAGGGTTCTGTTCGGTGGGGGCAGTGTGCTGCTGGGACAGTGCACTGCTGAGGTAGCCCACTGCTCTCTGCAGTGGTGGATGGAGCCTTCAATGCTCAAACACCAGAGCAATCCAGAGG CTTACAAAAAGCTGTGCTCCCAGCTCTCATCATCTAGCTTCACGGGTACTGACTCCTTCTATGTGCGTGTCAATCTCGACATGGAGCCTCACGGTGACCCACCTTCTCTGGCTGTGTCCTGTGATGACATTATACATGTCACTGACACAAGGTACAATGGAAAATACCAGTGGTGCTGTTCCCTTGTGGACCCACGCACAGCCAAGCCCAAGCAGGCAGGAACCATGCCCAACTACAACAG GGCACAACAGCTGTTACTTGTAAGGCTGCGAAAAATGGTGCAAAAGGACAAGAAGAAG TTCTTGAGGAAAGCGTCTGACCGTGTACGACTGGTCAAGGCAGTGGACTCCAGCTGCCGTGGGACTGGTTCCACACAGCAGGTCTTTTACACACTCAGCAAAC GTCATGAAGAGCACTTGATCCCGTACAGTTTAGTGGAGCCGGTGCAGGTTAAGACCAAGAGGCCGGTCAtcttctccccctctcttctctcccgTGGTCTCATAGAGTGGCTGCTGCAACCAGCAGAGTCTGGTTTAAACTTCAACACCTGCCCACCAG AGCCTATTCCAGCTTCAGAGAAACGAGACAAGAGAGTGTTCCTGTTGGATTCCTGCAGTCCAGAGGAGGCTCTCGGCATACGGTTGCAGTCAATACAAGATGTCATCAGCCAG GACCGGCACTGTCTGCTGGAGCTGGGACTGTCCAGTGTTGAAGGCTTACTGAGACAGGGGATTTACCCTATAATCATCCACATACGGCccaagaacaaaaaacacaagaaactgAG GAAGTTTTTTCCACGGTGTGGGGAGGACACTGTAATGGAGGAGGCATGCCATGctgaggagctgcagctggagacaCTGCCCTTGTACTACTACACCGTGGAGCCGAGCTCCTGGGGCAGCACCGTGGAGCTTCTGGCAGCCATTCGCAATGCCATCCACAGCCAGCAGACGGCAGTAGCGTGGGTCGAACTGGACAGGCTGCAATag
- the LOC113141064 gene encoding caspase recruitment domain-containing protein 10 isoform X1 — translation MFSCCDSVNPGNSAAAAGVTVWADEGDMGPEEVRPSAPWSEERCEELWDRVEGVRHKLTRILNPAKLTPYLRQCKVIDEQDEDEVLNSTQYPLRISKAGRLLDILRGQGQRGLQAFMESLEFYHPEQYTQLTGQQPTHRCSLILDEEGPEGLTQFLLLEVRKLREQLRNSRMCERRLSQRCRVAEDERSRAERKAQELRHDRLQLERLRQDWESASRELGKLKDRHLEQVVKYSRALEEQGKASTRERELLTQVEALKLRLTEAEKQTTEAPGNTVLPKRNSLLSNGVKAPPSAVPEKPVHYQEEQKAENSGTKTRVPATEALMDILQQDRREAAEQRQELCEIITRLQRELQSTEEQREKLESQCEQLQLNVRTLQLDWETEQKRSVSYFNQIMELEKERDQALRSRDSLQLEYTDCLLDKNRLRKRIAELQANMEQQQRELERERERERSREKLEQSSSCLHCSHLSLCSEDQCYGPCCSLGLDLSLGPNSAPLLLRKLPSRGQTHENLEGSRSKSVENLLSSTEDNEKEINRLSIFPFPPCMNSINRRFNTEFDLDSYGSDENDNITGEQTEPSLSDSWNSLHSHLFPPDLINLPAASSHKPSPTVPRIPPCSPSPSPPTLPKRGRASLADDITIVGGNRTGIFVSHVTPGSPAEQCGLKEGSELLELERVLFGGGSVLLGQCTAEVAHCSLQWWMEPSMLKHQSNPEAYKKLCSQLSSSSFTGTDSFYVRVNLDMEPHGDPPSLAVSCDDIIHVTDTRYNGKYQWCCSLVDPRTAKPKQAGTMPNYNRAQQLLLVRLRKMVQKDKKKFLRKASDRVRLVKAVDSSCRGTGSTQQVFYTLSKRHEEHLIPYSLVEPVQVKTKRPVIFSPSLLSRGLIEWLLQPAESGLNFNTCPPEPIPASEKRDKRVFLLDSCSPEEALGIRLQSIQDVISQDRHCLLELGLSSVEGLLRQGIYPIIIHIRPKNKKHKKLRKFFPRCGEDTVMEEACHAEELQLETLPLYYYTVEPSSWGSTVELLAAIRNAIHSQQTAVAWVELDRLQ, via the exons GTCGATTGTTGGACATTCTGCGTGGTCAGGGCCAGCGAGGCCTTCAGGCCTTCATGGAATCACTGGAGTTTTACCACCCTGAGCAGTACACACAGCTGACCGGACAACAGCCCACACATCGATGCTCCCTCATACTGG ATGAGGAAGGTCCTGAGGGTTTGACCCAGTTCCTGCTGCTGGAGGTGCGAAAACTAAGGGAGCAGCTTCGAAACAGCCGCATGTGTGAGCGGCGCCTGTCTCAGCGCTGCCGGGTGGCGGAGGATGAACGCAGCCGTGCTGAACGTAAAGCACAGGAGCTACGTCACGACAGACTGCAGCTTGAGAG GCTGCGTCAGGACTGGGAGTCGGCCAGTCGAGAGCTGGGAAAGCTGAAGGACCGACACCTGGAGCAGGTGGTGAAGTACTCCAGGGCCCTGGAGGAGCAAGGCAAAGCCTCCACCCGAGAGAGAGAACTGCTAACACAG GTGGAGGCTCTAAAGTTAAGGctgacagaggcagagaaacaaacaactGAAGCACCAGGAAACACTGTGCTACCAAAAAGGAATAGTTTGCTCTCTAATGGAGTAAAGGCTCCTCCATCAGCTGTACCTGAGAAACCTGTACACTACCAAGAGGAACAGAAAGCTGAGAACTCAGGAACTAAGACGAGGGTTCCTGCCACTGAA GCTCTGATGGATATCCTGCAGCAGGACCGCAGGGAGGCTGCAGAGCAAAGGCAGGAGCTCTGCGAGATCATCACCAGGCTACAGAGAGAGCTCCAGAGCACTGAGGAGCAGAGGGAAAAG CTGGAGTCACAGTGCGAGCAGCTACAGCTGAACGTGAGGACTCTGCAGTTGGACTGGGAGACTGAGCAGAAGAGGAGTGTGTCCTACTTCAACCAGATCATGGAActggaaaaggagagagacCAG GCCCTGCGCAGTCGAGACAGCCTGCAGTTGGAGTACACCGACTGTCTGCTGGATAAGAACCGTCTGCGTAAACGCATTGCAGAGCTGCAGGCCAacatggagcagcagcagagggagctggagagagagagggagagggagaggagccGGGAGAAACTGGAGCAGAGCAGCTCCTGTCTGCACTGT TCCCACCTGTCTCTGTGTAGTGAGGACCAGTGCTATGGCCCCTGCTGCTCCCTTGGCCTGGACCTGAGCCTTGGGCCTAACAGTGCTCCTCTGCTGCTACGAAAG CTGCCCTCTAGAGGccaaacacatgaaaacctgGAGG GTTCTCGCTCTAAATCAGTGGAGAATCTCCTGTCATCA ACCGAGGAcaatgaaaaggaaataaatcGGCTCTCCATATTCCCCTTTCCCCCCTGCATGAACTCCATCAACCGACGATTCAACACTGA GTTTGACTTGGATTCATACGGCAGTGATGAGAACGATAACATCACAG GGGAACAGACTGAACCTTCTTTGTCAGACTCCTGGAACTCCCTACACTCTCATCTCTTCCCCCCTGACTTGATCAACCTGCCTGCAGCGTCTTCACACAAACCCAGTCCCACAGTTCCCAG GATACCCCCCTGCTCCCCATCTCCAAGTCCCCCCACCTTACCAAAGCGTGGAAGAGCCAGTCTAGCTGATGATATCACTATAGTCGGAGGAAACCGAACGGGAATCTTTGTGAGCCACGTGACACCAGGTTCCCCAGCCGAGCAGTGTGGCCTAAAGGAGGGCAGTGAGCTGCTGGAG CTGGAGAGGGTTCTGTTCGGTGGGGGCAGTGTGCTGCTGGGACAGTGCACTGCTGAGGTAGCCCACTGCTCTCTGCAGTGGTGGATGGAGCCTTCAATGCTCAAACACCAGAGCAATCCAGAGG CTTACAAAAAGCTGTGCTCCCAGCTCTCATCATCTAGCTTCACGGGTACTGACTCCTTCTATGTGCGTGTCAATCTCGACATGGAGCCTCACGGTGACCCACCTTCTCTGGCTGTGTCCTGTGATGACATTATACATGTCACTGACACAAGGTACAATGGAAAATACCAGTGGTGCTGTTCCCTTGTGGACCCACGCACAGCCAAGCCCAAGCAGGCAGGAACCATGCCCAACTACAACAG GGCACAACAGCTGTTACTTGTAAGGCTGCGAAAAATGGTGCAAAAGGACAAGAAGAAG TTCTTGAGGAAAGCGTCTGACCGTGTACGACTGGTCAAGGCAGTGGACTCCAGCTGCCGTGGGACTGGTTCCACACAGCAGGTCTTTTACACACTCAGCAAAC GTCATGAAGAGCACTTGATCCCGTACAGTTTAGTGGAGCCGGTGCAGGTTAAGACCAAGAGGCCGGTCAtcttctccccctctcttctctcccgTGGTCTCATAGAGTGGCTGCTGCAACCAGCAGAGTCTGGTTTAAACTTCAACACCTGCCCACCAG AGCCTATTCCAGCTTCAGAGAAACGAGACAAGAGAGTGTTCCTGTTGGATTCCTGCAGTCCAGAGGAGGCTCTCGGCATACGGTTGCAGTCAATACAAGATGTCATCAGCCAG GACCGGCACTGTCTGCTGGAGCTGGGACTGTCCAGTGTTGAAGGCTTACTGAGACAGGGGATTTACCCTATAATCATCCACATACGGCccaagaacaaaaaacacaagaaactgAG GAAGTTTTTTCCACGGTGTGGGGAGGACACTGTAATGGAGGAGGCATGCCATGctgaggagctgcagctggagacaCTGCCCTTGTACTACTACACCGTGGAGCCGAGCTCCTGGGGCAGCACCGTGGAGCTTCTGGCAGCCATTCGCAATGCCATCCACAGCCAGCAGACGGCAGTAGCGTGGGTCGAACTGGACAGGCTGCAATag